One Phaseolus vulgaris cultivar G19833 chromosome 2, P. vulgaris v2.0, whole genome shotgun sequence DNA window includes the following coding sequences:
- the LOC137812526 gene encoding probable LRR receptor-like serine/threonine-protein kinase At5g63710 isoform X2, translated as MFRPNFSRGPLKILTRWLIFLTILTVSSAIKDPDVEGEALLDLLHFLNDSNKQITDWDSHLVSPCFSWSHVTCRNGHVISLALGSVGFVGTLSPSITKLKYLVSVELQNNNLSGPLPDYISYLKDLQYLNLADNNFNGSIPDKWDELSNLKYMDLSSNGLTGRIPTQLFSVPMFNFSDTHLQCGPGFEQTCTSKSENPDSTHKSKMAKIVRYASCGAFALLCLGAILTYRHHQMHKHKKEVFVDVSGEDESKISFGQLRRFSWRELQLATKNFSEANIIGQGGFGKVYKGVLSDNTKVAVKRLVDYHNPGGEAAFEREVQLISVAVHRNLLRLIGFCTTSTERILVYPFMENLSVAYRLRDLKPGEKGLDWPTRKRVAFGTAHGLEYLHEQCNPKIIHRDLKAANILLDNEFEAVLGDFGLAKLVDARITHVTTQVRGTMGHIAPEYLSTGKSSEKTDVFGYGITLLELVTGERAIDLSRLEEDEDVLLIDYVKKLLREERLEDIVDRNLESYDPKEVETILQVAMLCTQGYPEDRPTMSAVVKLLQGVGLADRWADWQQLEEARNQEFSLMTHQFVWHVESTLDQEAIQLSRAR; from the exons ATGTTTCGCCCAAATTTTAGCAGGGGTCCTCTCAAAATATTGACGAGGTGGCTCATATTCCTCACAATCTTGACAGTCAGTTCAGCTATCAAAGATCCTGATGTAGAAG GTGAAGCTCTGCTTGATCTTTTACATTTCCTGAATGATTCCAATAAGCAAATAACGGACTGGGACAGTCATTTAGTTAGCCCGTGCTTCAGTTGGTCTCATGTCACTTGTAGAAACGGACATGTCATATCACT GGCCCTGGGTTCGGTTGGATTTGTTGGAACACTGTCTCCCTCGATTACCAAGTTGAAATATTTGGTTAGCGT GGAACTGCAGAACAACAATCTTTCAGGACCCTTGCCTGATTACATTTCCTACTTGAAAGACCTACAGTATCTAAATCTTGCTGACAATAATTTTAATGGTTCTATACCAGATAAATGGGATGAACTATCCAATCTAAAGTATAT GGATCTTTCATCTAATGGTCTTACTGGAAGAATCCCAACACAACTGTTTTCAGTTCCAATGtttaa CTTTTCAGATACGCACCTTCAGTGCGGTCCTGGCTTTGAGCAGACTTGCACTTCGAAATCTGAAAATCCAG ATTCAACCCACAAATCAAAAATGGCAAAAATTGTACGTTATGCAAGTTGTGGTGCCTTTGCACTTCTGTGTCTTGGGGCTATCCTTACATATCGACACCATCAAATGCATAAGCACAAAAAGGAAGTCTTTGTTGATGTTTCAg GTGAAGACGAAAGCAAAATCTCCTTCGGGCAATTGAGAAGATTTTCTTGGCGTGAACTACAACTTGCCACCAAAAATTTCAGTGAAGCCAATATAATTGGTCAGGGTGGCTTTGGAAAAGTGTACAAAGGAGTACTCTCTGATAACACCAAAGTAGCTGTGAAACGCCTAGTTGATTATCACAATCCTGGTGGAGAGGCTGCATTCGAGAGAGAAGTTCAACTTATAAGTGTTGCAGTTCATAGAAACCTCTTAAGGCTAATTGGCTTCTGCACAACCTCAACTGAAAGAATCCTTGTATACCCTTTCATGGAAAATCTTAGTGTAGCTTATCGACTGAGAG ATTTAAAACCAGGTGAGAAAGGCTTGGACTGGCCAACAAGAAAACGTGTGGCTTTTGGCACAGCCCATGGTTTGGAGTATCTGCATGAGCAATGCAATCCAAAGATAATACATCGTGATCTAAAGGCTGCAAATATCCTTTTAGATAATGAATTTGAAGCTGTTCTTGGTGATTTTGGGCTAGCCAAGCTGGTTGATGCAAGGATTACTCATGTCACCACTCAAGTGCGTGGCACAATGGGTCACATTGCCCCAGAATATTTGTCCACTGGAAAATCTTCAGAGAAGACTGATGTATTTGGATATGGCATAACACTTCTTGAACTAGTCACCGGTGAGCGTGCAATAGACCTCTCTCGGCTTGAAGAGGACGAGGATGTTCTTCTCATCGATTAT GTCAAAAAGCTGCTGAGAGAAGAAAGGTTGGAGGACATTGTGGATAGAAATTTGGAGAGTTATGATCCAAAGGAAGTTGAGACCATCCTTCAGGTTGCAATGCTTTGCACCCAAGGCTACCCTGAGGATCGTCCAACCATGTCAGCCGTGGTAAAATTGCTGCAGGGAGTGGGGTTGGCAGATAGATGGGCTGACTGGCAGCAACTTGAAGAGGCTAGGAATCAAGAATTCTCACTAATGACTCACCAATTTGTTTGGCATGTTGAATCTACACTTGATCAAGAAGCTATACAGCTTTCCAGAGCAAGATAA
- the LOC137812526 gene encoding probable LRR receptor-like serine/threonine-protein kinase At5g63710 isoform X1 has translation MLGSSPRFSSCYAVLWTRPGEFSLEIKEVYMFRPNFSRGPLKILTRWLIFLTILTVSSAIKDPDVEGEALLDLLHFLNDSNKQITDWDSHLVSPCFSWSHVTCRNGHVISLALGSVGFVGTLSPSITKLKYLVSVELQNNNLSGPLPDYISYLKDLQYLNLADNNFNGSIPDKWDELSNLKYMDLSSNGLTGRIPTQLFSVPMFNFSDTHLQCGPGFEQTCTSKSENPDSTHKSKMAKIVRYASCGAFALLCLGAILTYRHHQMHKHKKEVFVDVSGEDESKISFGQLRRFSWRELQLATKNFSEANIIGQGGFGKVYKGVLSDNTKVAVKRLVDYHNPGGEAAFEREVQLISVAVHRNLLRLIGFCTTSTERILVYPFMENLSVAYRLRDLKPGEKGLDWPTRKRVAFGTAHGLEYLHEQCNPKIIHRDLKAANILLDNEFEAVLGDFGLAKLVDARITHVTTQVRGTMGHIAPEYLSTGKSSEKTDVFGYGITLLELVTGERAIDLSRLEEDEDVLLIDYVKKLLREERLEDIVDRNLESYDPKEVETILQVAMLCTQGYPEDRPTMSAVVKLLQGVGLADRWADWQQLEEARNQEFSLMTHQFVWHVESTLDQEAIQLSRAR, from the exons ATGCTTGGGAGCTCACCCCGTTTTTCAAGCTGCTATGCAGTTCTAT GGACTCGACCAGGTGAGTTTTCCTTGGAGATCAAAGAAGTTTATATGTTTCGCCCAAATTTTAGCAGGGGTCCTCTCAAAATATTGACGAGGTGGCTCATATTCCTCACAATCTTGACAGTCAGTTCAGCTATCAAAGATCCTGATGTAGAAG GTGAAGCTCTGCTTGATCTTTTACATTTCCTGAATGATTCCAATAAGCAAATAACGGACTGGGACAGTCATTTAGTTAGCCCGTGCTTCAGTTGGTCTCATGTCACTTGTAGAAACGGACATGTCATATCACT GGCCCTGGGTTCGGTTGGATTTGTTGGAACACTGTCTCCCTCGATTACCAAGTTGAAATATTTGGTTAGCGT GGAACTGCAGAACAACAATCTTTCAGGACCCTTGCCTGATTACATTTCCTACTTGAAAGACCTACAGTATCTAAATCTTGCTGACAATAATTTTAATGGTTCTATACCAGATAAATGGGATGAACTATCCAATCTAAAGTATAT GGATCTTTCATCTAATGGTCTTACTGGAAGAATCCCAACACAACTGTTTTCAGTTCCAATGtttaa CTTTTCAGATACGCACCTTCAGTGCGGTCCTGGCTTTGAGCAGACTTGCACTTCGAAATCTGAAAATCCAG ATTCAACCCACAAATCAAAAATGGCAAAAATTGTACGTTATGCAAGTTGTGGTGCCTTTGCACTTCTGTGTCTTGGGGCTATCCTTACATATCGACACCATCAAATGCATAAGCACAAAAAGGAAGTCTTTGTTGATGTTTCAg GTGAAGACGAAAGCAAAATCTCCTTCGGGCAATTGAGAAGATTTTCTTGGCGTGAACTACAACTTGCCACCAAAAATTTCAGTGAAGCCAATATAATTGGTCAGGGTGGCTTTGGAAAAGTGTACAAAGGAGTACTCTCTGATAACACCAAAGTAGCTGTGAAACGCCTAGTTGATTATCACAATCCTGGTGGAGAGGCTGCATTCGAGAGAGAAGTTCAACTTATAAGTGTTGCAGTTCATAGAAACCTCTTAAGGCTAATTGGCTTCTGCACAACCTCAACTGAAAGAATCCTTGTATACCCTTTCATGGAAAATCTTAGTGTAGCTTATCGACTGAGAG ATTTAAAACCAGGTGAGAAAGGCTTGGACTGGCCAACAAGAAAACGTGTGGCTTTTGGCACAGCCCATGGTTTGGAGTATCTGCATGAGCAATGCAATCCAAAGATAATACATCGTGATCTAAAGGCTGCAAATATCCTTTTAGATAATGAATTTGAAGCTGTTCTTGGTGATTTTGGGCTAGCCAAGCTGGTTGATGCAAGGATTACTCATGTCACCACTCAAGTGCGTGGCACAATGGGTCACATTGCCCCAGAATATTTGTCCACTGGAAAATCTTCAGAGAAGACTGATGTATTTGGATATGGCATAACACTTCTTGAACTAGTCACCGGTGAGCGTGCAATAGACCTCTCTCGGCTTGAAGAGGACGAGGATGTTCTTCTCATCGATTAT GTCAAAAAGCTGCTGAGAGAAGAAAGGTTGGAGGACATTGTGGATAGAAATTTGGAGAGTTATGATCCAAAGGAAGTTGAGACCATCCTTCAGGTTGCAATGCTTTGCACCCAAGGCTACCCTGAGGATCGTCCAACCATGTCAGCCGTGGTAAAATTGCTGCAGGGAGTGGGGTTGGCAGATAGATGGGCTGACTGGCAGCAACTTGAAGAGGCTAGGAATCAAGAATTCTCACTAATGACTCACCAATTTGTTTGGCATGTTGAATCTACACTTGATCAAGAAGCTATACAGCTTTCCAGAGCAAGATAA
- the LOC137812526 gene encoding probable LRR receptor-like serine/threonine-protein kinase At5g63710 isoform X4 — protein MFRPNFSRGPLKILTRWLIFLTILTVSSAIKDPDVEGEALLDLLHFLNDSNKQITDWDSHLVSPCFSWSHVTCRNGHVISLALGSVGFVGTLSPSITKLKYLVSVELQNNNLSGPLPDYISYLKDLQYLNLADNNFNGSIPDKWDELSNLKYMDLSSNGLTGRIPTQLFSVPMFNFSDTHLQCGPGFEQTCTSKSENPDSTHKSKMAKIVRYASCGAFALLCLGAILTYRHHQMHKHKKEVFVDVSGEDESKISFGQLRRFSWRELQLATKNFSEANIIGQGGFGKVYKGVLSDNTKVAVKRLVDYHNPGGEAAFEREVQLISVAVHRNLLRLIGFCTTSTERILVYPFMENLSVAYRLRDLKPGEKGLDWPTRKRVAFGTAHGLEYLHEQCNPKIIHRDLKAANILLDNEFEAVLGDFGLAKLVDARITHVTTQVRGTMGHIAPEYLSTGKSSEKTDVFGYGITLLELVTGERAIDLSRLEEDEDVLLIDYFECTGQKAAERRKVGGHCG, from the exons ATGTTTCGCCCAAATTTTAGCAGGGGTCCTCTCAAAATATTGACGAGGTGGCTCATATTCCTCACAATCTTGACAGTCAGTTCAGCTATCAAAGATCCTGATGTAGAAG GTGAAGCTCTGCTTGATCTTTTACATTTCCTGAATGATTCCAATAAGCAAATAACGGACTGGGACAGTCATTTAGTTAGCCCGTGCTTCAGTTGGTCTCATGTCACTTGTAGAAACGGACATGTCATATCACT GGCCCTGGGTTCGGTTGGATTTGTTGGAACACTGTCTCCCTCGATTACCAAGTTGAAATATTTGGTTAGCGT GGAACTGCAGAACAACAATCTTTCAGGACCCTTGCCTGATTACATTTCCTACTTGAAAGACCTACAGTATCTAAATCTTGCTGACAATAATTTTAATGGTTCTATACCAGATAAATGGGATGAACTATCCAATCTAAAGTATAT GGATCTTTCATCTAATGGTCTTACTGGAAGAATCCCAACACAACTGTTTTCAGTTCCAATGtttaa CTTTTCAGATACGCACCTTCAGTGCGGTCCTGGCTTTGAGCAGACTTGCACTTCGAAATCTGAAAATCCAG ATTCAACCCACAAATCAAAAATGGCAAAAATTGTACGTTATGCAAGTTGTGGTGCCTTTGCACTTCTGTGTCTTGGGGCTATCCTTACATATCGACACCATCAAATGCATAAGCACAAAAAGGAAGTCTTTGTTGATGTTTCAg GTGAAGACGAAAGCAAAATCTCCTTCGGGCAATTGAGAAGATTTTCTTGGCGTGAACTACAACTTGCCACCAAAAATTTCAGTGAAGCCAATATAATTGGTCAGGGTGGCTTTGGAAAAGTGTACAAAGGAGTACTCTCTGATAACACCAAAGTAGCTGTGAAACGCCTAGTTGATTATCACAATCCTGGTGGAGAGGCTGCATTCGAGAGAGAAGTTCAACTTATAAGTGTTGCAGTTCATAGAAACCTCTTAAGGCTAATTGGCTTCTGCACAACCTCAACTGAAAGAATCCTTGTATACCCTTTCATGGAAAATCTTAGTGTAGCTTATCGACTGAGAG ATTTAAAACCAGGTGAGAAAGGCTTGGACTGGCCAACAAGAAAACGTGTGGCTTTTGGCACAGCCCATGGTTTGGAGTATCTGCATGAGCAATGCAATCCAAAGATAATACATCGTGATCTAAAGGCTGCAAATATCCTTTTAGATAATGAATTTGAAGCTGTTCTTGGTGATTTTGGGCTAGCCAAGCTGGTTGATGCAAGGATTACTCATGTCACCACTCAAGTGCGTGGCACAATGGGTCACATTGCCCCAGAATATTTGTCCACTGGAAAATCTTCAGAGAAGACTGATGTATTTGGATATGGCATAACACTTCTTGAACTAGTCACCGGTGAGCGTGCAATAGACCTCTCTCGGCTTGAAGAGGACGAGGATGTTCTTCTCATCGATTAT TTTGAATGTACAGGTCAAAAAGCTGCTGAGAGAAGAAAGGTTGGAGGACATTGTGGATAG
- the LOC137812526 gene encoding probable LRR receptor-like serine/threonine-protein kinase At5g63710 isoform X3 has translation MLGSSPRFSSCYAVLWTRPGEFSLEIKEVYMFRPNFSRGPLKILTRWLIFLTILTVSSAIKDPDVEGEALLDLLHFLNDSNKQITDWDSHLVSPCFSWSHVTCRNGHVISLALGSVGFVGTLSPSITKLKYLVSVELQNNNLSGPLPDYISYLKDLQYLNLADNNFNGSIPDKWDELSNLKYMDLSSNGLTGRIPTQLFSVPMFNFSDTHLQCGPGFEQTCTSKSENPDSTHKSKMAKIVRYASCGAFALLCLGAILTYRHHQMHKHKKEVFVDVSGEDESKISFGQLRRFSWRELQLATKNFSEANIIGQGGFGKVYKGVLSDNTKVAVKRLVDYHNPGGEAAFEREVQLISVAVHRNLLRLIGFCTTSTERILVYPFMENLSVAYRLRDLKPGEKGLDWPTRKRVAFGTAHGLEYLHEQCNPKIIHRDLKAANILLDNEFEAVLGDFGLAKLVDARITHVTTQVRGTMGHIAPEYLSTGKSSEKTDVFGYGITLLELVTGERAIDLSRLEEDEDVLLIDYFECTGQKAAERRKVGGHCG, from the exons ATGCTTGGGAGCTCACCCCGTTTTTCAAGCTGCTATGCAGTTCTAT GGACTCGACCAGGTGAGTTTTCCTTGGAGATCAAAGAAGTTTATATGTTTCGCCCAAATTTTAGCAGGGGTCCTCTCAAAATATTGACGAGGTGGCTCATATTCCTCACAATCTTGACAGTCAGTTCAGCTATCAAAGATCCTGATGTAGAAG GTGAAGCTCTGCTTGATCTTTTACATTTCCTGAATGATTCCAATAAGCAAATAACGGACTGGGACAGTCATTTAGTTAGCCCGTGCTTCAGTTGGTCTCATGTCACTTGTAGAAACGGACATGTCATATCACT GGCCCTGGGTTCGGTTGGATTTGTTGGAACACTGTCTCCCTCGATTACCAAGTTGAAATATTTGGTTAGCGT GGAACTGCAGAACAACAATCTTTCAGGACCCTTGCCTGATTACATTTCCTACTTGAAAGACCTACAGTATCTAAATCTTGCTGACAATAATTTTAATGGTTCTATACCAGATAAATGGGATGAACTATCCAATCTAAAGTATAT GGATCTTTCATCTAATGGTCTTACTGGAAGAATCCCAACACAACTGTTTTCAGTTCCAATGtttaa CTTTTCAGATACGCACCTTCAGTGCGGTCCTGGCTTTGAGCAGACTTGCACTTCGAAATCTGAAAATCCAG ATTCAACCCACAAATCAAAAATGGCAAAAATTGTACGTTATGCAAGTTGTGGTGCCTTTGCACTTCTGTGTCTTGGGGCTATCCTTACATATCGACACCATCAAATGCATAAGCACAAAAAGGAAGTCTTTGTTGATGTTTCAg GTGAAGACGAAAGCAAAATCTCCTTCGGGCAATTGAGAAGATTTTCTTGGCGTGAACTACAACTTGCCACCAAAAATTTCAGTGAAGCCAATATAATTGGTCAGGGTGGCTTTGGAAAAGTGTACAAAGGAGTACTCTCTGATAACACCAAAGTAGCTGTGAAACGCCTAGTTGATTATCACAATCCTGGTGGAGAGGCTGCATTCGAGAGAGAAGTTCAACTTATAAGTGTTGCAGTTCATAGAAACCTCTTAAGGCTAATTGGCTTCTGCACAACCTCAACTGAAAGAATCCTTGTATACCCTTTCATGGAAAATCTTAGTGTAGCTTATCGACTGAGAG ATTTAAAACCAGGTGAGAAAGGCTTGGACTGGCCAACAAGAAAACGTGTGGCTTTTGGCACAGCCCATGGTTTGGAGTATCTGCATGAGCAATGCAATCCAAAGATAATACATCGTGATCTAAAGGCTGCAAATATCCTTTTAGATAATGAATTTGAAGCTGTTCTTGGTGATTTTGGGCTAGCCAAGCTGGTTGATGCAAGGATTACTCATGTCACCACTCAAGTGCGTGGCACAATGGGTCACATTGCCCCAGAATATTTGTCCACTGGAAAATCTTCAGAGAAGACTGATGTATTTGGATATGGCATAACACTTCTTGAACTAGTCACCGGTGAGCGTGCAATAGACCTCTCTCGGCTTGAAGAGGACGAGGATGTTCTTCTCATCGATTAT TTTGAATGTACAGGTCAAAAAGCTGCTGAGAGAAGAAAGGTTGGAGGACATTGTGGATAG
- the LOC137812527 gene encoding ammonium transporter 3 member 1-like — MGSPPVNASAVAYEAWTSLAVPDWLNKGDNAWQMVSATLVGIQSMPGLVILYGSIVKKKWAVNSAFMALYAFAAVVICWVTWAYKMSFGEKLLPFWGKAGPALGQRFLIKQAGLPATPHYFSNGELETAEIEPFYPMATMVWFQCVFAAIALVILAGSVLARMNFKAWMMFVPLWLTFSYTIGAFSLWGGGFLFHWGVIDYSGGYVIHLSSGIAGFTAAYWVGPRSKRDRERFPPNNVLLMLAGAGLLWLGWAGFNGGDPYAANTDSSIAVLNTNVCAATSLLVWTWLDVIFFKKPSVIGAVQGMITGLVCITPGAGVVQGWAAIVMGVLSGSIPWFSMMVLGKKLKIFQMVDDTLAVFHTHAVAGLLGGILTGLFAEPHLSTLFLPVTNSKGGIYGGPGGIQILKQIVGALFIIGWNLVATSIICVLINFLVPLRMSEEELLIGDDAVHGEEAYALWGDGEKLTIYKDDTTHHGMVSSGATQVV, encoded by the exons ATGGGAAGTCCTCCGGTGAATGCGTCGGCAGTAGCATACGAAGCATGGACAAGCCTGGCGGTGCCGGATTGGTTGAACAAAGGAGACAACGCATGGCAAATGGTGTCAGCCACGCTGGTGGGGATCCAAAGCATGCCGGGCCTCGTCATTCTCTACGGAAGCATCGTCAAAAAGAAATGGGCCGTCAACTCTGCCTTCATGGCTCTCTACGCTTTTGCGGCGGTTGTCATCTGCTGGGTCACCTGGGCCTACAAGATGTCCTTCGGGGAGAAGCTGCTGCCGTTTTGGGGCAAGGCTGGGCCGGCGCTGGGCCAGAGGTTTCTCATAAAGCAGGCGGGCCTCCCCGCCACGCCGCACTACTTCAGTAACGGCGAGTTGGAGACGGCGGAGATCGAACCCTTTTACCCCATGGCTACTATGGTCTGGTTCCAGTGCGTGTTCGCGGCCATTGCTCTTGTGATCTTGGCTGGCTCCGTTCTGGCTCGGATGAACTTCAAGGCCTGGATGATGTTCGTGCCGCTCTGGCTCACTTTCTCTTACACCATCGGCGCCTTCAGCTTGTGGGGCGGAGGCTTCTTGTTCCACTGGGGCGTCATCGACTACTCCGGCGGTTACGTCATTCATCTCTCTTCTGGGATTGCTGGCTTCACTGCAGCGTATTGG GTGGGGCCAAGATCGAAGAGGGACAGAGAGAGGTTCCCGCCAAACAATGTGTTACTGATGTTGGCAGGTGCGGGGCTGCTATGGTTGGGATGGGCGGGTTTCAACGGAGGAGATCCCTACGCGGCGAACACGGACTCATCGATAGCGGTGCTGAACACCAACGTTTGCGCCGCCACCAGCCTCCTCGTATGGACCTGGTTGGACGTTATTTTCTTCAAAAAGCCCTCAGTTATTGGAGCCGTTCAGGGCATGATAACAGGCCTTGTTTGCATCACTCCCGGAGCTG GTGTGGTTCAAGGATGGGCTGCCATAGTGATGGGAGTGCTTTCAGGAAGTATCCCATGGTTCAGCATGATGGTGCTGggaaaaaagttgaaaatatttcaaatggTTGATGACACTCTTGCTGTGTTCCACACTCATGCTGTGGCTGGCCTCCTTGGAGGAATACTCACTGGCCTATTTGCTGAGCCACATCTAAGCACACTCTTTCTTCCTGTCACCAATTCCAAAGGAGGAATCTATGGAGGCCCTGGAGGAATCCAGATTCTTAAGCAAATTGTAGGAGCTCTGTTCATCATTGGGTGGAACCTTGTGGCCACTTCAATTATTTGTGTGCTTATTAACTTCTTAGTTCCACTTAGAATGTCAGAGGAAGAGCTTCTCATTGGGGATGATGCAGTTCATGGGGAAGAGGCTTATGCACTCTGGGGCGATGGAGAAAAACTTACCATCTACAAAGATGATACCACACACCATGGAATGGTGTCTAGTGGTGCCACTCAAGTGGTCTAA